Below is a genomic region from Asterias amurensis chromosome 4, ASM3211899v1.
acctaggATGGTTCTCGACCTTCGgaatatttcaaaattcaaatcttCAGATATGTGCTGTTAAACTGTAGGTTTGTTTTAAACCTGGAAAAGGGAACAATGGTGTATACAAGTTTACTAAACAATGACATCAGAATTTGACCATGGCTGACGCCTGCTGGCCCAATGCAGGCATGTGATTCTGTAGGATTTGTCCACCAGGTTTTACCGTAGTAACCTGCTTGGATTCAGTAACCAATAATATTGGCAATTCACACTCTCATCAGATTGGGCTTCACTCCATTCTAAAATCTAGACTCTACCGTTAGCTCCCTAAAGTTATTTTATTCTTGAACaatttcttcttgtagcccgaTACCAAGAGTGGTTTTTAGCCCTTGTTTTAgggaaatttgcataaattgttttaaagggaggGCCAGTCCagaagaccaatcttctcacttggtgtatcccatcacaaCCTTAAAATAacaggcctgtgaaaatttgggttcaatttgcgagaaaatgatgtagaaaaaacacccttgttggatgagtttgtgtgctttcagataagaataaaagacttctagctagaagtctttaacttttttagtgagaaattgcctctttctcaaaaactatgttacttcagagggagtcgtttcccacaatgttttatattatcaacagctctccaatgctcattaccaagtcagtttttagttaatatttgttttgagtaattaccaaacgtgtaccttccctttaaaccactCAGATCTCGTACCAAGAATTTAGAAAGTGATGTTGGAAGAATGTTAGCTGAAATGGGTCATGTACAACCTTCACAGTTCGAAATGGAAATAACCAAATTCAATACATCTTGGATTCaatcaaaaatgtatttattgatTTTCAAAATTAGATTAAAGAGCCTAGGCTACCAAGAGCATGAAAGAACACATTGCAAAACTCTTCCCGTATCATAAATTAACAGAAATTCCTTTGTTTAATTCATCATGTTATAAATCGCAATGGCTTAACAATTCAAcagaaattgtacatgtatttacagcaTGGATACAAAAAGTACtttggaaaataattttaagtcATTTTTAGTTGAAATCTAAGTTTTTGTAGAAGTCTGCTCATAGGAACCAATGCTGATTTGGTTGATTCTTTTGAAGAATTTTCCAAAGTTAATAGTATGTATATTCCTTGGACGTTTGTTTACATGTAAGATTTAAATGCAACAAATTGTCTGTAAATGCTGCCATATAATCTTAAACAATAAAATCAAATGATAAAcaccttttttatttaaaactcTGTCCAGGACTTTTGTTATAAAGCTTTTTCTGCAAAGAAATTAACCAAAATGTGTCATCACAATTTGAAGCTTCCATTAACAGTATTTGGAATTGCTTGGTTCTACTTCAGGTCTACAGCAACAATCGTTCTTTTATACAAATGATATCAATTTCACCAtgtgaagaagaagaaatgaaAGTCAAGGAAGATTAGGATTATTAGAAATTCAACCCCCAGTCTTCCCCAAAAATGGTCAATGATTACCGTTTTGGCAAATAAAAACCTCGCCCTTACCATTCactaactgggcccaattttatgactGCTAACTGTAATCAAAGGATcagtgcttacggaagcagagaatttTGTGCTCGTGTCaaacgtatttcacaggttatcaAGGAATCTTTTGCTTGccgtgtaagcgaagaatggagATCACaagtgcagaattcggtggtTAGAGCCAGGAAATTCAGCCAAGGTCCAGGACCAATAATAAAGTTTCAGCGATACCACAGAAATTTATGTTGATAAAATATTTGCTGTCTTCAAAGAATCTGGTGACTTTAATCCAGACTTGCAAGCCTCTAAAATGGAACACCAGTACATCAAAGGCTACATTTTTATGTTCACTTTATttcctgggctcaatttcaaggctctgcttatcgAGAAAATTCTGTGCATATTGCTCGAAAATCACAAGCTTTCAAGGGTGCTGCAAGTGCCGATTTATGTGGCAAACTCTTCCATGTTAAGCTCAGCTCTGAGCACGTTATACCATTGTTGTTCAATGCATGAGAAACACAAACTTCCTGGTGACCGATTCTACTCCAATCATAATCCAGTCAATTGCAATTCATTGCTCTGGTCATCTGACTGTTGCTCAAGTAAAGGGCGCCCTCAAGCAATCAAGTCTGTTTCAAAAGTACCTCCGCTGGTGCATATAAGTTCTTTTCAAGATCTGTTTTCCACAACGCAGTGATGCTTTTAGTCGTTGTTTTTTGCATTCTGTGGGAAACTGTTGCTATACGTCCCACTTTTTATGTTCCATTCCATCTGGTGGTTTGACTTCCGTTTTCTTTGCTCCGATTTCGTTCCAGTTGGTGCTGAGGACAGTTCCACCAGACTCCGTCTGTAGACAAGTGACACAATTTGTGGtacttttaaagggtttgggtactttttatatGACACAAAacgtccacaaatttacattcgGAATGGTTTAAATATGATgatagaaaacttcccttgaaatattacttgctgaggtgctgtatttttcatgacaattttttgtctcaaTAAGAAAACATTACGAGACTCTGAAAACAtggctctgtgattttcactatttttaaatgacaactaatgaagctgaaacttctacaggtaaattttaTTACATTCACAGTGAATAGGGATTCAAAGGTATCAAAGCCCTTTAAAGACAAGAATAATTttgtaattgtaaaaaaaacaagagaaaaaaaaaaacacttttatttACTCTAATAACTTTGCATTTATGTATGTACAGACCATGTCACCTTAACCAAAGAGCCTGGATTATTAAACCGCATGATTGGTAcatacaaaaaggaaaacaatgaaaacattgcTGTTTGTGCGGTTTAAATAgatttctttaaagccattggaccctttcgcaacagaaaaaaaaaaagttcacagatttacaaataacttacagggtttacagaaggcaatggtgaaagacttctcttgaaatattattccatgaaatgctttactttttgagaaaacagtaaaacaatatcaattctcgttaacgagaattacagatttattttaaacacatgtcatgacacggcgaaacgtgcagaaacaagggtgtgttttcccgttattttctcccgactccgacgaccgattaagcccaaattttcacaggtttgttatttgatatggaagttgtgatacacgaagtgtgagccttggacaagactgtttaccgaaagtatataatggctttaaattgcttattgtgtattttggagctcctggtaaatggagtTTAAAGAGTGGCAAATTGATCGAACACAGAGTGTAATGTTTTTCACATCAACATTCTATAAACCACTTACGAATGATTTATTCATTGCCTTCTTGACTTCATCAGTGCTGTCACCATAGATCTTTTGAAAGAGTTGATTGAGGGCGGCCTCTCCTTGGGCACCATCCTTCTCCTCTTGCTCCGCCTCTTTCCCGATCTGATCCCAGTTCCGTGTCACATGACTGGAGGTCGGGTAATTATGCACGGTGTCTTTGGTAACTACAAACAGTCGACACAAATCAGTGTTGTTAAATAAATGTCAAATATTGtaagccacaagggaaactgactgggtaaattctaaatgatttggggttaaaaaaaaaaattctagagtgggactcgaaaaCGTGGttaagtggttagactgcagaacATGcagtcacaaggttgtgggtttgaatcccccagctaaccgctgatttcacaatgactagaatatctagttactgaatctagttactgaatgtctagttactgaatcacaatttctcgATTCCTAGTTTCAGACCTTTAAGTCAGCGGTGAACCTCCCCCCTGCAATTTAAACCTAATTCAAAGAAGAATCCCAACTCACCGTCTCCCGTTGGTACAGTTGCGGCCAGCGTGTCCTCTCCTTCTAGCTTATTCCACCTCAATCCCTCCTCTTTACTCAATTTCAACTCAATCTGTTTATCAATCGGATACGGAAATTCAGAAGAAAAAACCATTTCACTTATTATTTCTGTGTGGCTGTACAGAATTGATTTAGGTCAAGGTAACATTTTAAGAGGCACAAGGGGTTAACCATTTTTTTCTAGTCAAGTCCCAGACCGCCAGTCTACTGGTGTCTTGAGTGGgcatttatttaattgaaattgGTGAAAGTGTTGGGCACAACGCAATCTAAGCTTACAGTAGTACaaaccgtggtcaagtggttagactgcaggacttgcaatcacagggttgtgggttcaaatcccccagctaaccgctgatttcacaatgactagaataaagaTTGTCATCTAGTTTttatgaatcacaatttcttgctttgtgtaattcataatcatagacgttaaaccaatgtttgtgagagagattagctgttgccagcttggtgtttatatcccttgtaggaaggagtttgccaagttcccttgatgggaaaatcattcatacaaacaaacaacaaaccttcATTTTCCTTATGGACGTGATACACTTGGCTGGGATTATATTGTGTGCTAGGTCCAACTCCAGACTGAAGTCACTTCCTGATGCCTGCTTCACAGTGGCACTTAACTggacagagaaaaacaaaatatttcatatTTGCAGTATAtgggtttgaggcattgcatggtcagGTATACTCTACTACCGCAGGTAGttcttttgatattttgtattgCTTTATAGATTTTGGAGTAGATTTTTGATTTGGGAGATATTTATTATTACAGTATTTTTAAAGACTCAACAACTTGTATTAATAGTTGCTGGTTTGTTGATCAACCCTTGGGATAATTTAACTGCACAGGTTATGTATGCTGTAACAGCTGGGCACATGTATGTGAACTAAGGAGAATAACCACATTGTGATATCATCATCACAGacatcccacccgagtaacttgcctgtgatattttttcacaggactcgggaaagtactgagtatacagtgctaacacacatcggtgtatggttaCAGACATACTTTATCTATCAAGATCAATCATAGTGgatggtattgaatggtcagttagtaggagggttgactatgtacTGTGTACAAAAGATaaattcaccacatgatatcatgtTGTAGGCTGGACTAGTTATTCAAAACTATTATGATATTGAATGGAGGGTTGGGTTGTTGACTGTGTACTATAGATCAAGaatgcattcaccacatcaTGTTGCAGGCTGGTATAGTTTGTCATTCACAACCACAACGGATTATATTAAATGGACAGACAGTGGGAGAGTTGAATATGTACTGTGTAGAAAAGGTGCACTGGTCacatgatattataaaacaggCTGGCATAGATAGTTcacaaccacagtggatgatattgagtggtcagacagtaggtgGGTTTATAATAAAATCAAGTAACTaaaactattaaaggcagtggacactattggtaattactcaaaataattattagtattaccataaaaccttccgtggtaacgagtaatggggagaggttgatggtataaaacattgtgggaaacggccccccctgaagtgacgtagtttttgagacagaagcaattttccacgaatttgatttcgagacctcagacttagaatttgaggtctcaaaatcaagcgtctgaaagcacacaaggtgTGACCATGGGGCGataagggtgtgtttttctttcattaatatcttgcaacttcgatgaccgattgagctcaaattttcacaggtttgttattttatgcatatgttgagatacaccaactgtgaagactggtctttgataattaccaatagtgtccactgcctttaatctaacctgtaaaatctttttttgaaaaatcaacaaatttatgAGAAACTGGTCCCCAAAATAAtgtaactgttttatttgtcaATAGGTGGATTTTGATAgagttttgctaattttgctaAATTTATGATTTTGATGATATGGGATCCCCATAACGGAATACAATCTGAATGATTTTGGAAATCTTTTCGAAAGTAAACCTCTACCATTTCATCTTAAAAATAACATTTGTAGCTCATCCCAAACCTTACCGCTCTATCTGTGTAGTTCACTTCGACGTCTTCCTTGTTGGCGTTTTTAACCAGCAGTGTAATAATCACATGAGAGTCTGTTTGGTACCAGTCATACCTGAAAGAAATTTAGGTTTAAAACATCAAACTTGATAAGACGCATCTTACTTTTGTGTAATCCAATTTTTCAATTGTAACTGCCACTTGAAAAAGTTTGTACTTCCAATTACCAACCTTGAGTAATGATCCTTTCACACTAGAATACAATCCAACATCCAGTATTATAAACgaaaagggaaaacccaccgcCTCCAAAGCAGCTGCCCTGCCTGCGCCATCAAAAGGGATGAGGCTACCGGTTGGTTCCAGGCTCCTCTAAATCTTCAAGTCAAGCTTTTTAATATTATGCACCCTAGTTTTGTAGGATTTTGTCAACTTCTTGTGCCTTTTGTCTCCACTCTGTTTATTTtcctggaaaagtttccgtatggcgccaccgttttttcatttgatatgaaatattaatatagtatctaatttaccttaaattgatgagatatccctttttattttgtaaaaataagtgaaaaagtggtggtgccatacggaaagttatccattttGACGGCTTCTGACGGCTGCTTTGACGCAAAGCTGCACCCATCCCGATTTACAAAATTTGTGCTGCAAAGGGATCACATACTCAAGACCCAGAGCAGAGCAgagtccaccccccccccccaattcacTAAGCCTGGGTGATCAGTCATTGTCAGTAGAACTTTAGAAGTTTGAAACTTCTTCAAATTTATCTTTaatgtttaaaagaaataaaataaaatgtttaggGGATATCGTCTGATTGGTTAAGAACATTCATTTGCAATAAAGTTTACTGAAAActtgtgtttaaaggaacacgttgccttggatcggtcgagttggtctttgaaaagcgtttgtaaccgtttttttttaaatgcatatgggtagaaagatgttgtaaaagtagaatacaatgaatcatgatccacacaaacatgcctcgaaattgcgtggttttccttttaccgtgtcgactaacacgtcggccatttatgggggtcaaaattttgactcccataaatggccg
It encodes:
- the LOC139935816 gene encoding protein SGT1 homolog: MADEETIKAPPSVKQRYDWYQTDSHVIITLLVKNANKEDVEVNYTDRALSATVKQASGSDFSLELDLAHNIIPAKCITSIRKMKIELKLSKEEGLRWNKLEGEDTLAATVPTGDVTKDTVHNYPTSSHVTRNWDQIGKEAEQEEKDGAQGEAALNQLFQKIYGDSTDEVKKAMNKSFTESGGTVLSTNWNEIGAKKTEVKPPDGMEHKKWDV